A stretch of DNA from Roseovarius faecimaris:
GGGGCTGCTGGACGATTTTGACGACCCGGTCTTTACCGACGCCGCCTATATGATCGGACAGGCCGAATGGGACTACTGGACCGATCCCAACACGGTCAGCACCATCGGTGAGGCGCGCGCCTCCTTCGCGGTGGGTGCGGCCCGGCGGCTGGAGGCGATTGCCGATCAGGTCGAGTTCATCCAGCCGGGACAGGAGGTCCTGCCTGGCGTCGCCGCGGTCGAAAGCTTCGGGCACACACCGGGGCATTTGTCATTCGAAGTCCGCGACGGCGGCGAGGCGCTGCTGATCGGAGGGGATGCCATCGGCAATCACCATGTCGCCTTTGCCCGCCCCGATTGGGCCAGCGGGTCAGATCAGGATGCTGAACTGGGGGCCAAGTCGCGCATGATGCTGCTAGACAAGCTGGCGAGCGAGCAGATACCGCTCCTTGGTTTTCACCTGCCCGGCGGCGGGCTTGGCCGGGTAGAGCGCAAGGACAGTGCCTATCAATTCGTGATGGAGGAAATGTGATGTGGCGCTTTCTGACAGTGATCCTCGCGGCAGGTGCCGCACAGGCGCATGAAGACATTGCCGACAAATACCCCGGTTCGATGCTCTACAACAAACCGGTTGAGGTGATCCCGCATGTCTGGTCGGCCATCGGCGCCACCGCGCCGCCCACCTACGAGAATGCCGGCCATAACAACAACCTGAGCTTCATCGTCACCGGCGATGGGGTTGTCGTGATCAATGGTGGCGCGGCCTATGGGCTTGCCAAGGCATTGCATGACGAGATCAAGACCATCACCGATCAGCCGGTGAAACTTGTCTTTAACGAGAATGGCCAGGGCCACGCCATGCTCGGCAACAGCTATTGGGCCGAACAGGGCGTGCCGATCGTGGCGCATGAGGAAGCGGCGGCCGAGATTGCGGAATATGGCGGGTCGATCCTGGAAGGCATGAAGCGTTACAACGGCGATCAGGCCGAAGGCACGAGTGTCGTGGGCCCGACCGAGACCTTTGACGAAGAGTATATCGTTGAGATGGGCGACTTCCGCATCGAGGCGCGTTATCTCGGCCCGGCGCACAGCCCCGGCGATATCGTCATCTGGCTGCCCGAGCAAAGCCTGGTGATCTCAGGCGACATGGCGTTTCACGAACGGATGCTGCCGATTTTCGAGCACACCTATACCGCCGATTGGGTGGAAACCTGGGAAACCGCCTTTGAGCCGTTGGGCGCCACCTATGTCATTCCCGGCCACGGCCACCCCACCAACATGGATCAGGTGCGCCGCTATACGCATGATTACCTCGTCTATCTGCGCGGCAAGGTCGGCGAGCATCTTGAGGCCGGCGGCGATCTGGCCGACGCCTATTACGTGGACCAAAGCCCCTACGCCCATCTCGACACATACGAAGAACTGGCCACGAAGAACGCCGGCCGGGTCTATGAGCAGATGGAGTTCGAGTAAGCGTCGGCTCAGGATGTGGCCGGGTGGGGGTGGAACCCCCGGGTCAATGTCAGGTGTGTGCCCACCGCGCCCAGCCACATGCAGAACACCGCCACCCAGGCGGTGAGCGCAAAGATTGACCCGCCAGCCATGCCTGCGCCCACGGCGCAGCCACCGGCCAGCATGCTGCCAAAACCCATCAGCACAGCGCCGATCAGGTAGCGCTCCATCGGCGTATCGCGGCCAAACCGCTCGATCTTGGCCTCCCGTGCGTAAAGCGCCATCGCCGCAGAGCCGACAAACACCCCCGGCACCAGCCCGATACCGAAATTCAGCGTGATCTCGGCACTGTTGACGAGGCCCATCAGCGTATCTGTCGAAGGACCGGTGAACGTCACCGAGGAAATGGCAATCGCCTCAAAGGAGGTCTGCGCGATCATGTATGTCAGCAGCCAGCCCGACCCGACCGCGAACCCCACGCCTATGGCCGCCAGCGCCCGCGTGGCCTTGACCCCGTGATGCCAGGCCAGCATGACCGAACCCGACAGCGCCAGCCCTGCCAACACCGCCGCGAAGGTGCTCGACATCCCGATCTGCGTCAGCAGGCTGCGCTCCTCCCCGCCTTGCACGATCCAGAGTCCGGCCAAATTCTCGCGCGTGGGCGACAGAACACCGCGCAGCGAGGCCTGAGCCACCAGTGTCAGCACCAGCCCGGTCAGAAGCGCGCGCAGATTGCCGGTGGCCGAAAGAACCAGAAGGCGGCTCGCACAGCCCCGGGCCAGGATCATGCCGCATCCGAACATCAGCCCGCCAATAATCGCGCCCGACATGCTTCCGGGGGAGGCGAGCTGACGCGCCTCGCTCAATTCGATCATGCCCATGCTGATCAGCCCCTGCACCGACATGACCCCCGCGCTGAAAGCGATAAGCCAGATACAGAGCTTCTGCCCAAAGCGTCCTTCGGCCACTTCCACCGTGGCTGCCCGCAGGCAGAATCGCGAATGCTGCGCCGCCGCTCCGAAGACAATGCCGACAACCGCCCCCGCCATGGCCAGAACGGTATTGTCACCAAAGGTATCGAGCAAAGTCTCAAGCATGGCATAGCCTTTCATCTGACGCCCGCAGGCGACGCGGCAAACCTATTCTAGTGCGTTTTGCACGATCTCATCCAACAGCGCCTGCACCTCCTGCATCGGGCCGTCCGGATAGGTGCGATAGCCGATCATGATCCTACCGTCCTTTTCGGCAACGAAGATGCCATAGGGGCAATGGGCGATATTCATCAGATCCGCCTCCATCACCTTGCGCGACAGGGTGGCTGAACAGAACAGAAAGATGTCAGCCTCCTCGAAGAGCCTGACATCGCTGCCGACATCCTCACCGGTGCGGTTGAGCATCTCACCGGTATGGCTGACATAGTCGATCACCAGACCCTGCCCTATGATCGCGCTCTCCACGGCAAAGCTGGCATCGTCAAAGCTGCCTTTGTAGTCGTAGATCACCGCCTGTTCTTGGGCCATGGAGGGAACTGCAAAACACATTGCAGCGAGGGCTGCACGGAAATGATTCATTTTCGATCTCCCTTTTTCTTTAGTTCACCAGAAATGAAAACGGCGGGCTTTGACCTATGTCAGACCCGCCGAATATTCATATGATTTCAGTTCGCAAACTGTGCTTAACTGAACATATCCGACGTGATCCCGGCATACCACCCTTCCGATTCCTCATAGGTGGCCTGTCGCACTTCCGCTGTCTCGCCGGTCTGGCTGATAAAGCCATCCACTTTGGCGATCTTCTCGTCAGTGGCCTCATAAGTGGCCCCGACCTTGACGCCGTCATTGGCCTCGATCAGCGACCAGCAGGTGTTGGAGAACTTCGCCGGGAACACCTTGGACCCGGTCAGCGCCCCCCGTACCGCATTGGCGCAGACCTTTGCCTGGCTATTGGCCGAGAACCCCGATTTGGGCATATCGCCTTGCTGGCTCGCATCGCCCAGAACATAAACATCTGCATCGGCCTTGGTGGACATGTCCGCCGCATTGACCGGCGCCCAGTTGCCATCGGTCACGCCGGCGATCTCGGCAATCCGGCCCGCTTTTTGGGCCGGGATCACGTTGCAGGCATCGACCTTGGTTTCCTCGCCATCGATGGTCACGGTCATCGCCTCGGGGTTGACCGAGACATTACCACCGCCGAACTCTTCGCCGATCCAGTCGACCATACCGGCATAATGGTTGTTCCATCCTTCCTGGAAGAGCCCCATCTTGGAAAACTTCGGTTTCGGGTCAGCCACGATGATCTTTGCGGTCGGGTTGTTGGCTTTCAGCACCGATGCCACCATAGAGATCCGCTCATACGGGCCCGGTGGGCAGCGGTAGGGGTTGGGCGGGGCGACCATGGCAAACGTGCCGCCTTCGGGCATCGCGAGCACCTGCGCGCGCAAAAGCTCGGTTTGTGACCCGGCCTTGTAGGCATGCGGCATCTTGTTTTGCGACGCCAGGCTCCAGCCTTCCACCGATCCGTCGACAAAGTCGATTCCGGGGCTGAGGATCAGTTTGTCATAAGGCAGTACCCCGCCGCCTGCGAGAGTCACCGTCTTGGCGTCACGGTCCACGTCCACGGCCCAGTCATGCACCACGTTGATCCCGTAATTGGCCGCAAGCGCACCGTAGCTGTGACCCAGGTCGCTGATTTCCTTGAAACCGCCAATGTAAAGGTTCGAGAAGAAGCAGGTGTAGTAAGTGCGCGTCGGCTCGACCAGCGTCACGTCGATAGCACCCTTGCTGTCCTTGGCAATGTAGCGCGCGGCGGTCGCACCGCCTGCCCCGCCACCAATGACCACAACACGCGGCCTGCCGTGATTGTCCGCCAGAACGGCAGGCGCGGCCAGCGTCGCCGCGGCTGCGGCTCCGGAGCCGATGAAAAGTCTTCTATTCAGTTTCATGTATCTCTTCCTCCCATGAAATCGCCTCTAATCGAGGTCTTTGAAATAGGCTGCAAGGGCTGCGATCTCTTCGTCATTGAGCCGCCCCGCCATCATCTGCATGACCGGGTGCGGGCGCAACTTACGCTTGTAGGCATGCATCGCGATGACAAAGTCATCGACCGGCCAGCGGGTGATCGAGGGGATACCTTCGGCCGATCCATCGGCCTGGTGGCAGGTCAGGCATTCGGTGGCGAGGTATTCGCCATATTCCGGGTCCCCTTCCAGCGCCAGGATTGCCGGATCAAGGTCATGATCGGTTGCCCGCGCGGTGGGCTCGGCCTCGGGGATGTCGGCCGGGTTATCTGAATAGACCCGCAAATAAGCAAGGAGATTGGCGCGGTCCTGCGGGTCTTTCATGCCCCGAAAGCTCATCCGGGTCTTCGACACCAGGGCGCGCGGATTCTCGATATAGGCGTTGAGCGTTTCGGCGGTCCAGATCAGCCCGTCCACCCCGGCACGCTGCATGGATTCGGAATAGGCGTATCCTTCATGCACCGCTGCCTGCCGACCAAACAGCCCGTTAAGATGCGGGCCGATGCGGTCGCGGGCACCCTGGCCCACCTCGTGACAGCCCTTGCATTGCTGGAAAAGCCGTTTGCCCGCCTCGGCATCACCCAGCGCCTCCGTCGCCTTGACCCCGGTCGCGGCGAGCGCGGCCAGGATCAGGGCGGCTGGGAGATGGCGAAGGCTCCGCATCCGCTACATCCCGGTACTCTTGAGATAAGCGGTGATGGCCGCGATGTCCTCGTCGCTCTTGAGGCCGGCAAAGCCCATCTTGGTGCCTTTGATGAACTTCTTGGGCGCGGCGAGGAAAGCGGCCAGGTTGGCCTCATCCCAGACCAGCCCGTCCTCGGCTTTGGCCATCAGGGCTTTGGAATACTTGAAGTCCTCGAAATGCCCGGCCGGCTGGCCGACAACCCCTGTCAGGATCGGGCCCGAGCGGTGCTTGGCCCCATCGCCGACCTGGTGACAAGCCTTGCATTTCTTGAACACCTTCTCTCCCGCCTCGACCAGCGCCGGATCAAGGGCAGCTTCCTGAGCCTCGGGTTCTGCTGCGGCTTCAGCTTCGGGTTCCGGCTCTGCCGCAGCTTCGGTTTCAGGTTCTGCGACCGCTTCGGTGCCCTCTGCCGCGCCCTCTTCTTCGGGTGTCACATCAAGCACCGCGGCGCGCATGGTCACTTTCACGTCCGTCTTGCAGTCTGTCATGCAGGGTTCGCCGGTCCAGATCGGATACTCCGTCTCGGCACGGTCGTCGATGATGAAACCACCTGCATTGGGCAGCTCGAACGAGGCAAGATTTTCATGGCTCAGCACGAACTCGTCATCCACGAGATCGTTGGAATAGAGGATATACGCCACGATGGCATAGGTCTCGTCCGGTGTCAGCGTCTGCGCCTGGCCAAACGGCATGGACCGGTTCACATAGTCCCACGCGGTCGACAGGTGTGGCCAATAGCTGCCCACGGTTTTGAGCGGGTCTTCATGGGCCAGGGTCCCCCAGCCGCCAGCGAGTTTGGGCCAGTTGTCCACGCCTTCGGCAAAGTCGCCGTGGCAGATGGCGCATTTTTCGGCAAAGACCTCCTCGCCGGTGAGCACATCGCCCGAGCCTTCCGGCAGGCCTGTGCCATCGGGGGTCACATCGAGATTCCAGGCGGCAATCTCTTCGGGCAGGGCTTCGCGCCCCAGTCCGAACTTTTCGGCGAAGGCCGGGCTGGCGGTCAGGGCAAGCGCCAGGGCAATCTTAAGACACTTCGACATTTTCCGCCTCTCCGTTCTCGCGCACCCACCAGGTTTGAATGCAGTTGTTGTGATAGATCGAGTTAAGCCCGCGCACCTCGCGCAGCTGCGTCTTGGTGGGCTGAACATAGCCCGTTTCATCCATGGCGCGGGATTGCAGGAACATCTCGCCCCCGTCCCAGGTGGTGTCGAGATAGAACCGGGTAAGCGCCATCTTCTCGCCGGGTTTGGCGAGACGCGCGGTCTCCCAGGTCTTGCCCCCATCCTTGGAGACATCGACGCGTGTAATTGCACCGTGCCCGGACCAGGCAAGCCCGGTGATCACCAGCGGCCCCGGTCCGTGGGTGATCGGTGCTTGCGGGCTGGGCGAGGTGACAACCGATTTGGCATCCATCACCCAAGTCCATTTGCGGCTGGTCCCGTCTTCGAGAGTGTCGGTGTATTTTGAGGTCTCCTCACGGCTTTCCACGGGGCGGTCCATGACCTCTACGCGGCGCAGCCACTTGACCCACATATTGCCTTCCCAGCCAGGAACGACGAGGCGTACTGGATACCCGTGCTCTTTACGCAAAGCCTCGCCGTTTGCCTTGAAGGCAACGAGCACATCATCCAGCGCCTTTTCCATCGGGATCGAGCGGCCATTGGAGGACGCATCCGCGCCTTCCACATAGACCCACTTGCCCTCGGCGCTATAACCCGCCTCTTCCAGAAGCGTGCGCAGCGGCACGCCGGTATATTCCATGTTATGGATCATCCCGTGGGTAAACTGCGCGCCATTGAGCTGCGCACCCGCCCATTCCATGCCGGTATTGGCGGCGCATTCGCAGAAATACACATGGTTTTCACGCGGGAAACGCTCCAGATCGGCATAGGTAAAGACCAGCGGCGTGTCCACCAGGCCGTTGATCATCAGCCGGTAGTCTTCCTTGCGCAGCTCGATCGCCCCCGA
This window harbors:
- a CDS encoding MBL fold metallo-hydrolase; protein product: MATRREILAGLGAFALAGLPRYGHAANAVTLGSRTVTSVSDGNLVLPGDFAFADLPQDELAPILAEYGVSRDQIEPPCNVTLLQDGERTVLFDVGSGSGFMPSAGALVDSLDALGVAPEDVTHVIFTHAHPDHLWGLLDDFDDPVFTDAAYMIGQAEWDYWTDPNTVSTIGEARASFAVGAARRLEAIADQVEFIQPGQEVLPGVAAVESFGHTPGHLSFEVRDGGEALLIGGDAIGNHHVAFARPDWASGSDQDAELGAKSRMMLLDKLASEQIPLLGFHLPGGGLGRVERKDSAYQFVMEEM
- a CDS encoding MBL fold metallo-hydrolase, whose amino-acid sequence is MWRFLTVILAAGAAQAHEDIADKYPGSMLYNKPVEVIPHVWSAIGATAPPTYENAGHNNNLSFIVTGDGVVVINGGAAYGLAKALHDEIKTITDQPVKLVFNENGQGHAMLGNSYWAEQGVPIVAHEEAAAEIAEYGGSILEGMKRYNGDQAEGTSVVGPTETFDEEYIVEMGDFRIEARYLGPAHSPGDIVIWLPEQSLVISGDMAFHERMLPIFEHTYTADWVETWETAFEPLGATYVIPGHGHPTNMDQVRRYTHDYLVYLRGKVGEHLEAGGDLADAYYVDQSPYAHLDTYEELATKNAGRVYEQMEFE
- a CDS encoding YeeE/YedE family protein yields the protein MLETLLDTFGDNTVLAMAGAVVGIVFGAAAQHSRFCLRAATVEVAEGRFGQKLCIWLIAFSAGVMSVQGLISMGMIELSEARQLASPGSMSGAIIGGLMFGCGMILARGCASRLLVLSATGNLRALLTGLVLTLVAQASLRGVLSPTRENLAGLWIVQGGEERSLLTQIGMSSTFAAVLAGLALSGSVMLAWHHGVKATRALAAIGVGFAVGSGWLLTYMIAQTSFEAIAISSVTFTGPSTDTLMGLVNSAEITLNFGIGLVPGVFVGSAAMALYAREAKIERFGRDTPMERYLIGAVLMGFGSMLAGGCAVGAGMAGGSIFALTAWVAVFCMWLGAVGTHLTLTRGFHPHPATS
- a CDS encoding DUF302 domain-containing protein, with translation MAQEQAVIYDYKGSFDDASFAVESAIIGQGLVIDYVSHTGEMLNRTGEDVGSDVRLFEEADIFLFCSATLSRKVMEADLMNIAHCPYGIFVAEKDGRIMIGYRTYPDGPMQEVQALLDEIVQNALE
- a CDS encoding NAD(P)/FAD-dependent oxidoreductase, giving the protein MKLNRRLFIGSGAAAAATLAAPAVLADNHGRPRVVVIGGGAGGATAARYIAKDSKGAIDVTLVEPTRTYYTCFFSNLYIGGFKEISDLGHSYGALAANYGINVVHDWAVDVDRDAKTVTLAGGGVLPYDKLILSPGIDFVDGSVEGWSLASQNKMPHAYKAGSQTELLRAQVLAMPEGGTFAMVAPPNPYRCPPGPYERISMVASVLKANNPTAKIIVADPKPKFSKMGLFQEGWNNHYAGMVDWIGEEFGGGNVSVNPEAMTVTIDGEETKVDACNVIPAQKAGRIAEIAGVTDGNWAPVNAADMSTKADADVYVLGDASQQGDMPKSGFSANSQAKVCANAVRGALTGSKVFPAKFSNTCWSLIEANDGVKVGATYEATDEKIAKVDGFISQTGETAEVRQATYEESEGWYAGITSDMFS
- a CDS encoding c-type cytochrome, giving the protein MRSLRHLPAALILAALAATGVKATEALGDAEAGKRLFQQCKGCHEVGQGARDRIGPHLNGLFGRQAAVHEGYAYSESMQRAGVDGLIWTAETLNAYIENPRALVSKTRMSFRGMKDPQDRANLLAYLRVYSDNPADIPEAEPTARATDHDLDPAILALEGDPEYGEYLATECLTCHQADGSAEGIPSITRWPVDDFVIAMHAYKRKLRPHPVMQMMAGRLNDEEIAALAAYFKDLD
- a CDS encoding c-type cytochrome — protein: MSKCLKIALALALTASPAFAEKFGLGREALPEEIAAWNLDVTPDGTGLPEGSGDVLTGEEVFAEKCAICHGDFAEGVDNWPKLAGGWGTLAHEDPLKTVGSYWPHLSTAWDYVNRSMPFGQAQTLTPDETYAIVAYILYSNDLVDDEFVLSHENLASFELPNAGGFIIDDRAETEYPIWTGEPCMTDCKTDVKVTMRAAVLDVTPEEEGAAEGTEAVAEPETEAAAEPEPEAEAAAEPEAQEAALDPALVEAGEKVFKKCKACHQVGDGAKHRSGPILTGVVGQPAGHFEDFKYSKALMAKAEDGLVWDEANLAAFLAAPKKFIKGTKMGFAGLKSDEDIAAITAYLKSTGM
- the soxC gene encoding sulfite dehydrogenase; the encoded protein is MSESFKSNPSRRAFLRGTAAAAAGAVAAGAARAAEPDPLITEVQEWASGLGDGVDATPYGLPIEFESDVIRRNVEWLTADTISSINFTPIHALDGTITPQGCAFERHHSGAIELRKEDYRLMINGLVDTPLVFTYADLERFPRENHVYFCECAANTGMEWAGAQLNGAQFTHGMIHNMEYTGVPLRTLLEEAGYSAEGKWVYVEGADASSNGRSIPMEKALDDVLVAFKANGEALRKEHGYPVRLVVPGWEGNMWVKWLRRVEVMDRPVESREETSKYTDTLEDGTSRKWTWVMDAKSVVTSPSPQAPITHGPGPLVITGLAWSGHGAITRVDVSKDGGKTWETARLAKPGEKMALTRFYLDTTWDGGEMFLQSRAMDETGYVQPTKTQLREVRGLNSIYHNNCIQTWWVRENGEAENVEVS